A genome region from Vibrio tapetis subsp. tapetis includes the following:
- the cysK gene encoding cysteine synthase A produces MSKIYEDNSLTVGNTPLVRLNRVSKGNVLAKVESRNPSFSVKCRIGANMIWEAEKAGTLKQGIELVEPTSGNTGVALAFVAAARGYKLTLTMPESMSLERRKLLKALGANLVLTEAAKGMKGAIGKAEEIVATDPSKYLLLQQFNNPANPAIHEQTTGPEIWDATDGEVDVFVSGVGTGGTLTGTSRYIKNTKGKAITTVAVEPAESPVITQVVNGEDVQPAPHKIQGIGAGFIPGNLDLELIDRIETVTSDEAIEMARRLMEEEGILAGISSGAAVVAANKIAELPEFAGKTIVTVLPSSGERYLSTALFAGLFTEQENQQ; encoded by the coding sequence ATGAGCAAGATTTACGAAGACAACTCCCTAACCGTTGGTAACACACCTCTAGTACGCCTAAATCGCGTCAGTAAGGGTAACGTATTAGCTAAAGTAGAATCTCGTAACCCGAGCTTTAGTGTTAAGTGTCGTATCGGCGCAAATATGATTTGGGAAGCAGAAAAAGCAGGCACATTAAAACAAGGCATCGAACTTGTTGAACCTACTAGTGGTAACACGGGTGTAGCGCTAGCCTTTGTAGCAGCCGCTCGCGGTTACAAGCTAACACTAACAATGCCTGAATCTATGAGCCTAGAGCGTCGCAAGTTACTAAAAGCACTGGGTGCTAACTTGGTACTCACTGAGGCTGCTAAGGGTATGAAAGGCGCAATTGGTAAAGCAGAAGAAATTGTCGCAACCGACCCTTCTAAGTACTTATTGCTTCAGCAATTTAACAACCCCGCTAACCCTGCAATCCATGAGCAAACCACTGGTCCTGAAATTTGGGATGCGACTGATGGTGAAGTAGACGTCTTCGTATCGGGTGTGGGTACTGGCGGTACACTAACAGGCACAAGCCGTTACATTAAGAACACGAAAGGTAAAGCAATCACCACCGTTGCCGTTGAACCAGCCGAATCACCGGTTATTACACAAGTGGTAAATGGCGAAGATGTGCAACCAGCGCCACATAAGATTCAAGGTATTGGTGCTGGATTCATTCCAGGAAACCTAGATCTCGAACTTATTGACCGTATCGAAACTGTAACATCTGATGAAGCGATTGAAATGGCTCGTCGCCTGATGGAAGAAGAAGGAATCCTTGCTGGCATCTCCTCTGGTGCCGCGGTTGTTGCTGCAAACAAAATTGCTGAACTACCTGAATTTGCAGGAAAAACCATTGTAACTGTGCTACCTAGCTCTGGTGAACGTTACCTAAGCACAGCACTGTTTGCCGGACTGTTTACTGAACAAGAGAACCAGCAATAA
- a CDS encoding HPr family phosphocarrier protein: MYQKQVEITAENGLHTRPAAQFVKEAKGFDADITVTSNGKSASAKSLFKLQTLGLAKGTVVTISAEGTQAQAAVDHLVALMDQLH, translated from the coding sequence ATGTATCAGAAGCAAGTAGAAATCACTGCAGAAAATGGTCTTCACACTCGTCCAGCTGCACAGTTTGTTAAAGAAGCTAAAGGCTTTGACGCTGACATCACAGTGACTTCTAACGGCAAAAGCGCTAGCGCAAAAAGCCTGTTTAAACTACAAACTCTTGGTCTAGCAAAAGGTACTGTAGTTACTATCTCTGCTGAAGGCACACAAGCTCAAGCAGCAGTTGACCACCTAGTTGCTCTAATGGATCAACTACATTAA
- the ptsI gene encoding phosphoenolpyruvate-protein phosphotransferase PtsI, translated as MISGILASPGIAFGKALLLQEDEIVLNTNTITDDQVEAEVQCFYDARTKSSQQLEVVKQKALETFGEEKEAIFEGHIMLLEDEELEEEILALIKKDKMSADRAIHSVIEEQACALESLDDEYLKERATDIRDIGTRFVKNALGINIVSLSDIDEEVILVAYDLTPSETAQINLDYVLGFACDIGGRTSHTSIMARSLELPAIVGTNDITKQVKNGDMLVLDAMNNKIIINPSDAELADAKKIKSDFEAEAAELAKLKDLHAETLDGHRVEVCGNIGTVKDCDGIIRNGGEGVGLYRTEFLFMDRTSLPTEEEQYVAYKEVAESMNGESVIIRTMDIGGDKDLPYMDLPKEMNPFLGWRAVRISLDRREILRDQLRGILRASAHGKLRIMFPMIISVEEIRELKKAIEEYKVELRAEGLAFDENIEIGVMVETPAAAAIAHHLAKEVSFFSIGTNDLTQYTLAVDRGNEMISHLYNPLSPAVLTVIKQVIDASHKEGKWTGMCGELAGDERATLLLLGMGLDEFSMSGISIPKVKKVIRNSNFAEVKAMADEALALPTAAEIEACVEKFIAEKTQ; from the coding sequence ATGATTTCTGGCATTCTAGCATCTCCAGGTATTGCTTTTGGTAAAGCGCTACTTCTCCAAGAAGATGAAATTGTCCTAAACACAAATACTATCACCGACGACCAAGTTGAAGCAGAAGTACAATGCTTCTACGATGCTCGTACCAAGTCATCACAACAACTAGAAGTTGTTAAACAAAAAGCACTTGAAACATTCGGTGAAGAAAAAGAAGCGATCTTCGAAGGCCACATTATGTTGCTGGAAGATGAAGAGCTGGAAGAAGAAATTTTAGCACTCATTAAAAAAGACAAGATGTCTGCAGACCGCGCGATTCACTCTGTGATCGAAGAACAGGCTTGCGCACTTGAATCTTTAGATGACGAATACCTAAAAGAACGTGCGACTGATATCCGTGATATCGGTACTCGTTTTGTTAAGAATGCACTAGGTATCAACATTGTATCGCTAAGTGATATTGATGAAGAAGTTATCCTAGTTGCTTACGACCTAACACCATCAGAAACAGCGCAAATCAACCTAGACTACGTATTAGGTTTTGCTTGTGATATCGGCGGTCGTACTTCTCATACTTCAATTATGGCCCGTTCACTTGAACTGCCTGCGATTGTTGGTACTAACGACATCACAAAACAAGTTAAGAACGGCGACATGCTGGTTCTTGACGCGATGAATAATAAAATCATCATCAACCCTTCTGATGCTGAATTAGCAGACGCTAAGAAAATCAAATCAGATTTCGAAGCAGAAGCGGCTGAACTTGCTAAGCTAAAAGATCTGCATGCTGAGACTCTAGACGGTCACCGTGTAGAAGTATGTGGCAACATCGGTACAGTAAAAGACTGTGACGGCATCATCCGCAACGGCGGCGAAGGTGTTGGTCTGTATCGTACAGAATTCCTATTCATGGACCGTACTTCTCTTCCTACTGAAGAAGAGCAATACGTTGCTTACAAAGAAGTAGCAGAGTCAATGAACGGTGAGTCAGTGATCATCCGTACTATGGATATCGGTGGCGATAAAGATCTACCATACATGGATCTACCAAAAGAAATGAACCCGTTCCTAGGCTGGCGCGCTGTGCGTATTAGCTTAGACCGTCGTGAAATCCTACGTGATCAACTGCGTGGCATTCTACGTGCGTCGGCACACGGTAAACTTCGTATCATGTTCCCTATGATCATTTCTGTTGAAGAAATCCGTGAGCTTAAAAAAGCAATCGAAGAATACAAAGTTGAGTTACGTGCAGAAGGCTTAGCATTCGATGAAAACATCGAAATTGGCGTCATGGTTGAAACACCAGCCGCTGCAGCTATCGCACACCACTTGGCAAAAGAAGTGTCATTCTTCTCTATCGGCACAAACGATTTAACTCAATACACCCTAGCGGTTGACCGTGGTAACGAGATGATCTCGCACCTATACAACCCACTGTCTCCTGCGGTTCTGACTGTGATCAAGCAAGTAATTGATGCTTCACATAAAGAAGGCAAATGGACGGGTATGTGTGGTGAGCTTGCTGGTGATGAGCGCGCAACACTTCTTCTATTAGGTATGGGTCTGGATGAGTTCTCAATGAGCGGAATCTCTATCCCTAAAGTGAAGAAAGTAATCCGCAATTCTAATTTTGCTGAAGTTAAAGCAATGGCTGATGAAGCGCTTGCGCTACCAACGGCTGCTGAAATCGAAGCTTGCGTAGAAAAATTCATCGCAGAAAAAACACAATAG
- the crr gene encoding PTS glucose transporter subunit IIA, which yields MGLFDKLKKLLSDDSADAGAIEIIAPLSGEIVNIEDVPDVVFAEKIVGDGIAIKPAGDKMVAPVNGTIGKIFETNHAFSIESDDGVELFVHFGIDTVELKGEGFKRIAEEGQTVKAGDTVIEFDLALLEEKAKSTLTPVVISNMDEIKELNKLSGAVVVGETPVLRVTK from the coding sequence ATGGGTCTGTTTGACAAACTTAAGAAGCTATTATCTGATGATAGCGCTGACGCTGGTGCAATCGAAATTATCGCACCTCTTTCTGGTGAAATTGTAAACATCGAAGATGTGCCAGATGTTGTTTTTGCTGAGAAAATTGTTGGTGACGGCATCGCTATCAAACCAGCTGGCGACAAAATGGTTGCTCCAGTAAACGGTACTATCGGTAAGATCTTCGAAACTAACCACGCATTCTCTATCGAGTCTGACGATGGCGTTGAGCTTTTCGTTCACTTCGGTATCGATACAGTTGAACTAAAAGGCGAAGGCTTTAAGCGCATCGCTGAAGAAGGTCAAACTGTTAAAGCTGGCGACACAGTAATCGAATTCGATCTTGCTCTTCTTGAAGAGAAAGCAAAATCAACTCTAACGCCAGTTGTTATCTCTAACATGGACGAAATCAAAGAGTTGAACAAACTTTCTGGCGCAGTTGTTGTTGGTGAAACTCCAGTACTTCGCGTTACTAAGTAA
- a CDS encoding MFS transporter → MSIFRFPLLVWLGIGTLIVSLGIRQSFGIFMMPVSETFGTGREFFSLVVAMQNLLFGVFQPFVGMAADKWGSKKIIALGACAYGLGLFITSITTVPSVLFISMGALVGLGLSCTSYVIVLGAVAKVVPPQHAAKAFGLTTAAGSFGMFAVIPGAQALLNNFDWQVAIQVFAMLCTLMVAFAMFMRSGAITTPSNSKHNLNSDTLTQSQSLKQALSEAFSHRGYWLIHAGFFVCGFHVMFIATHLPSYLADKNLPATSAAMALAYVGIFNIFGSYFWGVLGDKFNKRYVMTSLYLVRTIVITGFVTLPITENSAGLFGAAIGFCWLGTVPLTSGLVRQMFGAKYLSTLYGLVFFTHQVGSFLGAWVGGRIYDYYGSYDPIWWATVIMAFCAALIHLPINDKPVLRLQTA, encoded by the coding sequence ATGAGTATATTTCGTTTTCCGCTACTTGTGTGGCTAGGGATTGGCACATTAATCGTCAGTTTAGGGATCAGACAGTCCTTTGGGATTTTTATGATGCCTGTTTCTGAAACCTTTGGTACCGGCCGTGAATTTTTCAGTTTAGTTGTCGCAATGCAAAACCTCCTTTTTGGTGTATTCCAACCTTTTGTTGGTATGGCAGCGGACAAATGGGGTTCAAAAAAAATCATTGCACTTGGTGCTTGCGCTTATGGGCTTGGGCTATTCATTACCTCAATCACAACAGTACCATCGGTTCTCTTTATTTCGATGGGAGCATTAGTGGGCCTTGGATTAAGTTGTACCAGCTATGTTATCGTTTTGGGCGCTGTGGCTAAGGTTGTGCCTCCTCAACACGCAGCAAAAGCATTTGGTCTAACAACTGCGGCTGGTTCGTTTGGTATGTTTGCAGTCATTCCTGGGGCACAAGCATTATTGAATAACTTTGACTGGCAAGTGGCAATACAAGTATTTGCGATGTTGTGTACTCTGATGGTCGCGTTTGCCATGTTCATGCGCTCTGGCGCAATAACAACACCTTCTAACTCTAAGCATAATTTAAATTCGGACACGTTAACTCAGAGTCAATCACTTAAGCAGGCATTATCGGAAGCCTTTTCTCACCGTGGTTACTGGCTGATCCATGCCGGATTTTTTGTATGTGGTTTTCATGTGATGTTTATTGCGACCCATTTACCAAGTTATCTTGCCGACAAAAACTTGCCTGCAACAAGCGCCGCGATGGCTTTAGCTTACGTCGGAATATTTAACATCTTTGGTTCGTATTTCTGGGGCGTGTTAGGCGATAAATTTAATAAGCGCTACGTCATGACTTCACTTTACTTAGTTCGTACCATCGTAATCACTGGCTTTGTCACACTACCGATCACAGAAAACTCAGCAGGACTATTTGGCGCCGCGATCGGATTTTGTTGGTTAGGGACGGTACCGTTAACCTCTGGGTTGGTGAGACAAATGTTCGGAGCTAAATATCTGTCGACATTATACGGCTTGGTATTCTTTACTCATCAAGTGGGCAGTTTCTTGGGGGCATGGGTTGGAGGGCGTATCTATGATTATTATGGTTCTTATGATCCCATTTGGTGGGCAACGGTCATCATGGCATTTTGCGCAGCGTTGATTCACTTACCGATCAATGACAAACCCGTACTTCGCTTGCAAACCGCATAA
- a CDS encoding flagellin yields MAVTVSTNVSAMTAQRYLNKSTDALNTSMERLSSGHKINSAKDDAAGLQISNRLTAQSRGLDVAMRNANDGISIAQTAEGAMNEATNVLQRIRDLAIQSSNGANSDADRRAINEEATALQDEINRIAETTSFGGRRLLNGSFGDAAFQIGANSGEAMVMALTSIRADDTRMGGTTFVSEQAKTKDWGVPVDANAMKLEFTTKGGEETVIDITAKTGDDIEELATYINGQSDRINASVSEDGKLQVFMAEPNLEGDLTVSGTLATELGLNADNPQYTTVQDVDLRTVAGSQNAISIVDSALKYVDSQRADLGAKQNRLSHSINNLANVQENVDASNSRIKDTDWAKETTEMTKSQILQQAGTSILAQAKQLPNSAMQLLQ; encoded by the coding sequence ATGGCTGTAACTGTTAGCACTAACGTATCCGCAATGACGGCACAGCGTTATCTAAATAAATCAACAGATGCGCTAAACACTTCAATGGAGCGTTTATCGTCTGGACATAAAATCAACAGCGCTAAAGATGACGCAGCTGGTTTGCAAATCTCTAACCGATTGACGGCTCAATCACGTGGTTTAGATGTGGCAATGCGAAATGCAAATGATGGTATTTCGATTGCACAAACCGCAGAAGGTGCGATGAACGAAGCAACGAATGTGTTGCAACGTATTCGTGACTTGGCGATACAGTCTTCGAATGGTGCAAACTCTGATGCAGACCGTCGTGCAATTAACGAAGAAGCAACGGCACTTCAAGATGAGATTAACCGTATTGCTGAAACCACATCATTTGGTGGTCGTCGCTTATTGAACGGCTCTTTTGGTGACGCAGCATTCCAAATCGGTGCTAATTCAGGTGAAGCCATGGTCATGGCACTAACCAGTATTCGTGCTGATGATACGAGAATGGGCGGTACGACCTTTGTTTCTGAGCAAGCGAAAACCAAAGATTGGGGTGTACCCGTAGACGCCAATGCGATGAAGCTTGAATTTACGACCAAAGGTGGTGAAGAAACGGTTATCGATATCACTGCTAAAACAGGTGATGATATTGAAGAGCTAGCGACTTACATTAATGGTCAGTCAGACAGAATCAATGCGTCAGTCAGTGAAGATGGCAAGTTGCAAGTATTCATGGCTGAACCAAACTTGGAAGGTGATTTAACTGTTTCAGGTACTTTGGCGACAGAACTCGGTCTGAATGCTGATAACCCACAATACACAACGGTACAAGATGTGGATTTAAGAACCGTTGCAGGCTCTCAGAACGCTATCAGTATCGTTGACTCAGCATTGAAATATGTTGATAGCCAACGTGCCGATTTGGGTGCGAAGCAAAACCGTTTAAGCCACAGCATTAATAACTTGGCCAACGTACAAGAAAACGTAGATGCGTCAAACAGTCGAATTAAAGACACAGATTGGGCGAAAGAAACCACTGAAATGACGAAATCTCAAATATTGCAGCAGGCAGGTACATCAATACTTGCTCAAGCTAAACAGTTACCTAACTCTGCTATGCAGTTACTTCAATAG
- the flgL gene encoding flagellar hook-associated protein FlgL, which produces MNNRISSFHNYQTVQNDLRRQEGKIHHNQAQLASGKKLLTAADSPLAAHYVQGLKQQTEETNQYMDSIVLIRNRLENQEVIISSAEQHADTAKRSVMEMINGALSPEDRAATARELQEMSRNMLNLVNTQDESGNYIFAGTKTKNQPFFKDHDSSVRYVGDTYQRMMKISNGLEIAANDAGNKVFMEIDNPLGDYNPSYKLQEASELLVERATNINQVDEANYKVTFVNMGDGSFGYQLEKDGSVVAADSYDPVEGIRYEGLSLQFKGQISAGDQVDFAPQKTFSIFESFNDAIEMSKSSVADASATAELHQVTAQFHSAFIHLNKVRTDLGARQGTLDIQEQQHGDFKISMAKSKSNFEDLDYAEAVIEFNENSLALQASQQAFGKTKDLTLFNYI; this is translated from the coding sequence ATCAATAATCGCATTTCTAGTTTCCATAACTATCAGACCGTGCAAAATGACTTGCGTCGTCAAGAAGGCAAAATTCATCACAACCAAGCTCAACTCGCTTCGGGTAAAAAACTATTAACTGCAGCGGATAGTCCACTAGCCGCCCATTATGTTCAGGGTTTAAAGCAACAAACGGAAGAAACGAATCAATACATGGATTCCATCGTTTTAATTCGTAACCGTTTGGAAAACCAAGAAGTGATAATTTCGAGTGCCGAACAACATGCCGATACGGCTAAGCGCTCCGTAATGGAAATGATTAATGGTGCATTATCTCCAGAGGATCGCGCGGCGACTGCTCGTGAGCTTCAAGAGATGTCAAGGAACATGCTTAATCTGGTTAACACCCAAGATGAATCTGGTAACTATATCTTTGCCGGTACCAAGACAAAAAATCAGCCGTTTTTTAAAGACCATGATAGTAGTGTTCGCTATGTCGGTGATACCTATCAACGCATGATGAAAATTTCGAATGGGCTAGAGATTGCCGCCAATGATGCTGGCAACAAAGTCTTTATGGAAATTGATAACCCACTTGGCGACTACAACCCAAGCTATAAGTTGCAGGAAGCATCTGAACTGCTTGTAGAACGCGCGACCAATATCAACCAGGTTGATGAAGCCAACTACAAAGTAACTTTTGTAAATATGGGTGATGGTAGCTTTGGGTACCAGTTAGAAAAAGATGGCTCGGTGGTTGCCGCTGATTCTTACGATCCTGTAGAAGGGATTCGTTATGAGGGCTTGTCGCTGCAGTTCAAAGGACAGATCAGTGCCGGTGACCAAGTTGACTTTGCCCCTCAGAAAACGTTTAGCATTTTTGAGAGTTTTAACGACGCAATTGAAATGTCTAAATCGTCAGTTGCAGATGCATCTGCAACGGCTGAATTGCATCAGGTTACTGCTCAGTTCCACTCTGCATTTATCCACTTAAATAAAGTACGTACAGATTTGGGCGCAAGACAAGGCACGTTAGACATTCAAGAGCAGCAACATGGAGATTTTAAAATATCCATGGCCAAGTCTAAAAGTAATTTTGAAGATCTTGATTACGCAGAAGCAGTAATTGAGTTCAATGAAAACTCGCTTGCATTACAAGCTTCCCAACAGGCTTTTGGTAAAACCAAAGATCTGACCTTGTTCAATTACATCTAA
- the flgK gene encoding flagellar hook-associated protein FlgK: MSSDLLNVGTQSVLTAQRQLTTTGHNIANVNTEGYSRQSVIQGANDPKQYGGQTYGMGVHVENVRRSWDQFAVNEHNLTTTELSNKQDAVENLDQLTNMLSSVASRKIPDNINEWFDTLKTLADSPNDVGARKVLLEKSHLITQNMNHFHEVVRKEKDNINTKMSHSVERMNSLAIELRDINRLIMRTPGPHNDLMDKQESLVNELSQYTKVTVTTRGSNEGFNIHIGNGDTLVSGTEASQLKLVNGSPDPKEMQLALVEGKGTKVINPKDINGKLEAFLKTRDETLPYVMDELGRLATSMSFRVNELQSQGLDLYGQVGKAIFTDVNSEDMAKSRVILGAGSKTDMSVYIDDLSQLKGGEYSVRYDGSTYQVTKPSGETIAVSKSVFANGYKMDGLRIDVKNPPKEGERLLIRPTENAARLMKVEMDDPTQLAAQSYKSSYTNTKGSAEFNILQAGAQKEFQVVVSPKGDQFAILGMDGRVITEPQTYPPKGAVTVNGTVFELTEGAKANDRFAVNLVPSEGDNGNLLKMQSIQTDKVMDDGNTTMLGLYQNLNTDVGLRTSTAIRKADIATLESEAAKERIASISGVNLDEEAANMMKFQQAYMASSRVMQASNDTFNTILALR; the protein is encoded by the coding sequence ATGTCATCTGATCTACTGAATGTAGGTACACAGAGTGTCTTGACAGCGCAAAGACAACTGACGACCACCGGTCATAACATCGCGAATGTTAATACCGAGGGTTACAGCCGCCAATCTGTTATTCAAGGGGCTAACGACCCAAAACAATACGGTGGTCAAACCTATGGTATGGGCGTGCATGTGGAAAATGTTCGCCGCTCTTGGGATCAGTTTGCCGTTAACGAACATAACTTAACCACGACCGAGCTAAGCAATAAGCAAGATGCCGTAGAAAATCTTGATCAGCTTACCAACATGCTCTCTTCTGTAGCATCGCGCAAGATCCCGGATAATATTAATGAATGGTTTGATACGTTAAAAACCTTAGCGGATTCACCCAATGATGTGGGTGCGCGTAAAGTGTTGTTGGAAAAATCGCACTTGATCACCCAAAACATGAATCATTTCCATGAAGTTGTCAGAAAAGAAAAAGACAACATCAATACCAAAATGAGTCACTCAGTAGAGAGAATGAACTCATTGGCGATCGAACTCCGAGATATAAACCGACTCATCATGCGAACACCGGGTCCACATAATGATCTAATGGATAAGCAAGAAAGTTTGGTGAATGAACTGTCTCAATACACCAAGGTTACGGTGACGACTCGGGGCTCTAATGAAGGGTTTAACATCCACATTGGCAATGGTGACACTTTAGTCTCAGGTACGGAAGCCAGTCAGTTAAAGTTAGTAAATGGCAGCCCTGATCCTAAGGAAATGCAACTGGCTCTTGTAGAAGGTAAAGGCACGAAAGTTATTAATCCTAAAGATATAAACGGCAAGCTTGAGGCATTTTTAAAAACCCGCGACGAAACCCTGCCATATGTTATGGATGAGTTGGGGCGGCTGGCCACATCGATGTCATTTCGAGTTAATGAATTGCAAAGTCAAGGTCTGGATCTTTATGGTCAAGTCGGTAAGGCCATTTTTACTGATGTGAATTCGGAAGACATGGCAAAATCTCGCGTGATACTCGGCGCTGGCTCCAAAACGGATATGTCCGTTTATATTGATGATTTAAGTCAGTTGAAAGGCGGAGAATATTCCGTTCGATATGATGGTTCGACCTACCAAGTCACGAAACCATCGGGTGAAACCATTGCTGTATCGAAAAGCGTATTTGCTAACGGTTACAAAATGGATGGGTTGCGTATTGATGTGAAAAACCCACCAAAAGAGGGAGAGCGCCTTCTCATTCGCCCTACGGAAAATGCGGCAAGACTAATGAAGGTTGAGATGGATGATCCGACACAATTAGCCGCACAGAGTTATAAAAGCTCGTACACCAATACCAAAGGCAGCGCTGAATTTAATATTTTACAGGCGGGTGCCCAAAAAGAATTCCAAGTGGTGGTGTCTCCAAAAGGTGATCAGTTTGCCATTCTAGGAATGGATGGAAGAGTGATCACAGAGCCACAAACTTATCCTCCGAAAGGGGCTGTTACGGTAAATGGGACAGTATTTGAGTTAACCGAAGGCGCCAAAGCGAATGATAGATTTGCCGTCAACCTTGTCCCATCGGAAGGTGATAACGGAAACTTATTGAAAATGCAGAGTATTCAAACGGATAAGGTGATGGATGATGGTAATACTACCATGCTTGGGCTTTATCAGAATTTGAATACCGATGTGGGCCTTAGAACCTCTACTGCGATCAGGAAGGCAGACATTGCAACCTTAGAAAGTGAGGCTGCGAAAGAGCGTATTGCTTCTATCTCCGGTGTAAACCTGGATGAAGAAGCGGCAAACATGATGAAGTTTCAGCAAGCCTATATGGCTTCCTCCCGTGTGATGCAAGCGTCTAATGATACGTTCAACACCATATTGGCTTTGAGATAG
- the flgJ gene encoding flagellar assembly peptidoglycan hydrolase FlgJ — MINDPNDIGFIHDISSLDKLRQSAVGDDEQSKEAALKSAAKQFESIFTSMLFKSMRDANATFESDLMKSQNQDFYRNMLDDQMSSELSDSGSLGLADMIVAQLSAGTGENQSEIAMRNAAMDTSLRLPVDRETARRVTNESIQAMAATQSKSSRFDSPEQFVESMKPFADKAANALGIDSSVILAQAALETGWGQKVVKNSMGSSNNLFNIKADSRWQGDKVATQTLEVYDGVPVKENAAFRSYNSYQDSFNDYVQFLNANPRYKTALQHDGSSEQFIRGIHQAGYATDPKYADKIMRVKGQVDEMLGK; from the coding sequence ATGATTAACGATCCCAATGATATTGGCTTTATTCATGATATCAGTAGCTTAGATAAACTTCGTCAAAGCGCTGTTGGTGATGATGAGCAAAGCAAAGAAGCGGCGCTGAAATCGGCAGCAAAACAGTTTGAATCTATCTTCACGTCTATGCTTTTTAAGTCAATGCGTGACGCTAATGCCACGTTTGAATCTGATTTAATGAAAAGTCAGAATCAAGATTTTTACCGTAATATGCTTGATGATCAAATGTCGAGTGAGTTAAGTGATTCGGGTTCTTTAGGCTTGGCGGATATGATCGTCGCACAGTTAAGTGCAGGCACTGGTGAAAACCAATCTGAAATCGCCATGCGCAATGCGGCAATGGATACGTCATTGCGCTTGCCTGTTGATAGAGAAACCGCTCGTCGTGTGACGAATGAATCCATTCAAGCCATGGCCGCGACCCAATCAAAATCGTCTCGTTTTGACAGCCCAGAGCAATTTGTTGAATCAATGAAGCCTTTTGCCGATAAGGCCGCAAATGCGCTTGGTATTGACTCTTCAGTTATTCTTGCTCAAGCCGCTCTTGAAACTGGCTGGGGACAAAAGGTTGTTAAGAACTCTATGGGTTCAAGTAATAACCTCTTCAATATCAAAGCGGATAGCCGTTGGCAGGGTGATAAAGTGGCAACACAAACACTTGAAGTTTACGATGGCGTACCAGTTAAAGAAAATGCAGCATTCCGCTCTTACAATTCTTATCAAGATAGCTTTAATGATTACGTTCAGTTCTTGAACGCGAATCCAAGATATAAAACAGCATTACAACACGATGGCAGCTCGGAGCAGTTTATTCGCGGAATCCATCAAGCAGGATACGCAACCGATCCTAAATACGCAGATAAGATCATGCGTGTTAAAGGTCAAGTTGACGAGATGTTAGGGAAATAG